The Argopecten irradians isolate NY chromosome 16, Ai_NY, whole genome shotgun sequence genome window below encodes:
- the LOC138310092 gene encoding uncharacterized protein, with the protein MQSAVLAGRVTEEASRALVKEVFAIMNDDKVGRIAKSDSLIIALGNQWLTRNVGNKLMRKHYVSAVMRLASRLLIQLRILATPSTGNNLEHYLDPKFFTDVAQAALKVARQDDDDEENLEAPSNAIKLAYDLKRVGNIKLAKAIKNGDEENRKASKDFLKLMEIEWTTKLSRVILHERKNNKESLLPLPNDVQKLAIYLKRELETFNLSDASNENYRKGVVLAQANLITYNRRRPGEVQVMRLTAYEKRKPGLDQADELTSGDLTKFEKKEER; encoded by the exons ATGCAAAGTGCTGTTCTAGCAGGAAGGGTGACAGAGGAAGCGAGTCGAGCATTGGTAAAGGAAGTATTTGCTATAATGAACGATGATAAGGTTGGGAGGATTGCGAAATCTGACAGTTTGATAATTGCCCTTGGAAATCAGTGGCTCACCAGAAACGTAGGAAATAAACTAATGAGAAAACACTATGTTTCCGCAGTGATGCGTCTAGCGAGTAGGCTTTTGATTCAGCTTCGGATCCTAGCAACTCCAAGCACAGGAAATAACCTGGAACATTATTTGGATCCAAAGTTCTTTACTGATGTGGCGCAAGCAGCCCTGAAAGTTGCAAGACAGGACGATGACGACGAAGAAAATCTTGAAGCCCCATCAAATGCAATAAAGCTTGCATACGACCTCAAGAGGGTCGGCAACATTAAGTTAGCAAAGGCCATAAAGAATGGTGATGAAGAAAACCGTAAGGCATCTAAAGATTTCCTAAAGCTGATGGAAATAGAGTGGACCACCAAATTGTCGCGCGTCATACTACACGAACGCAAAAACAACAAAGAAAGTCTGCTGCCCTTGCCAAATGATGTTCAAAAGCTTGCAATATACCTAAAAAGGGAATTGGAAACGTTTAACCTATCAGATGCCTCTAATGAGAATTACAGAAAAGGAGTCGTCCTTGCACAGGCCAATTTGATCACGTACAACCGTAGAAGGCCTGGAGAAGTACAAGTAATGAg acTGACTGCATATGAGAAAAGAAAACCAGGCCTAGATCAGGCAGACGAATTGACAAGTGGTGACCTGActaagtttgaaaaaaaagagGAAAGgtaa
- the LOC138310947 gene encoding uncharacterized protein, protein MIERVDIAKLLLMMDNRLLGRFKGKRLEEIQLDELPENNTTDLELEPGHVSGDLEEAIEDPDEDPEEDIGINENFIPDLPMEEEESLRKDLNKKKAPILNRHKWSLTELNELRDIFKSFFKYDNTPGQTAIEEGKKTSKRKGGQIWQLETSKIKKKIFWLRLHPAD, encoded by the exons ATGATTGAAAGAGTGGATATTGCAaagttgttgttgatgatggaCAATCGACTGCTCGGGAGATTTAAAGGGAAAAGATTGGAGGAGATTCAGTTGGATG AGTTACCGGAAAACAATACAACTGATCTTGAGTTGGAACCTGGACATGTCAGTGGAGATCTGGAGGAGGCTATTGAGGACCCCGACGAGGACCCTGAAGAGGACATTGgaattaatgaaaattttattccAGACCTACCTATGGAGGAAGAGGAGTCCCTCAGAAAAG ATCTAAACAAAAAGAAGGCCCCGATTTTAAACCGTCACAAGTGGAGTTTAACAGAACTAAATGAACTCAGGGACATTTTCAAGTCTTTCTTCAAATATGACAACACACCGGGGCAAACAGCTATTGAAGAGGGGAAAAAGACCAGCAAAAGAAAAGGAGGACAAATCTGGCAGTTGGAGACTtccaaaataaagaaaaaaatattttggctCAGACTCCATCCAGCAGATTAG